The genomic interval GACATAAATATTTTGGTTACGCCACATAAATTATCACATCAGGACAGGGCGAAGCATTTGGATATAAACATTTTGGTTACGCCACATAAATTACCACATCAGGACAGGGCGAAGCATTTGGATATAAACATTTTGGTTATGCCACATAAATTGTCGCCCAAATGCTTCGCCCCTACAAATTTTCCATCATTTTCTCTCTCATCCAACCGACCATATCTGCGATTAAATTTGGTTGACTCGGTGAAAATGTTTGCAACCCAAATTCCCCGGTTTCCCACACTACACAAATCGCGCCATCAAATTTGCTCAAAGCTTTCAGAAATGTATCGCTAAATCCTGTGGGTGTGGCTGTGAGTGCTGTGGAATCGTAGCAGATGAAAAACAAGGGATTTTCGCTATTGCGGCGCAGGTTATTCCAATAAAGTTTGAGTTTTTGCATTGTTTCTGGATACCCATTCTGCCACTCTGGACAATTTTGATTTAGCATCAGGTCGTAAATTTCTGGGGCGGGGTTTTCGGGGTCGATGAATTGGTGTGTGTCGATGCAAATTAGCTTTACTTGGCTGCATAATTCGGGTTGATTGTTAATAGCTTCGGCAAGGACTTGGGGTAAGTTTGCTATGTTGAGGTTTGCTGTTGCGGTGTTGGTAAGGGTGTCTTGATGCCAAGCTTGATAGAAGTCGGGGTAGGGCAGATTTTGGGCGTAGCTCCATAAAACTTCAAAACATTGCTTATAGCGTTCATGCTGATTTTTATTAAATTCTTTTATGAAAGTATCTTTTAGCATAAAAACTATCTTCTTAACCAAACTAAAACTTTTGATTGAATGAAGAAAGGAAGATGCGACTAAACATATATTCTCATTATTATTGGTAGGTACAATTTTTATTAGAATATTAACTATATTTTGGTTGTCTTGGTTAATTTGACCTAAGCTAATAATAGCATTCGTAAATATGAATTCATCTTCGCAAATATGCAGCAATTCTATTAAGTTATCTATGGCATTTTTATTATTATTATCTAATTTTAACAAAATATCAGCTATTCGCCATTGCATAAACTGATCTTCACAAGTTTTCAATAGCATAGTTAAAGGATCTATGGCATCTTGATTACTGGGAGCAAGTTTAAGTAAGCTACTAGCTGCTAAAAGAACAACTTCATGCTCATTTTTACGCTCGTGCATCAGTTGGAGTAGAGCATCAATTACAACAGGATTTTCCTGGCCAATCCTTTCTAGAACATAAGCAATTTGCTGCATTTCTTTAGGTTCTTGACAAGTTAATAAAAGCTGTTTTGAAATCGCAATTGCATCTGGATTTCCTTTGTCTAATTCCCCTAAATCATCAGCAGCCCACCGACGAACTTTAGGATGTTTGTGGTGTAAAAGCGATTTTAAAATTTCAATAGCATCTTGCTTGGCATCATCAAAATTTCCCAAAACCCTAGCAGCAGAACATCTGTTAAGATAATCCTGGCTGTTATAGCTTATTTCTTTCAAAGTAGCAATGGGATGTTCTTGCTTGCTTGATTTAAATTTAGATAAGCTCTCAGCAGCACGAATACGAGTAGATTCTGACTCCCTGATATCTAAAAGCTTATTTAGTACATTAACTACATCTTGACTGACTGTATTAATTTCTCCTAAATTTCGAGCAATGACACAGCGACTAGAGTTAGATTTAGAGTCGTCTAATCTTTCTATATAAAAAGTGATTAAATCTGGATCGCTTTTATCTAAACTGTACATTACATTAGCTGCTCGGTTACGAATATTTACACTTTTATTCGATAGTAATTCTTTTAATTTACTAACAACGGTTGTATTATACTTACTAATTTCCTCCAATGTATGACCAGCTTGCCTATAAATGTCACTGTTTTCGCTGTTTTCTAAAAGTTTAAAAAGAGCAGCAATAGCATCTGAATTTCCATTGTCAATTTTTTCTAAACTATATGCTACTTGCCATAAAAGTTTATTATTTGTAATTTTTAATAGTTCTTTCAAATGCCTAATAGCAACTTTATTATTTTGGTCAATTTGCCCCAAGATATAAGCGATTTCCACAGAAGTAGATTCTTTTTTACAGCTATATAACAACTTTTGTAAAACAAAAATAGCTTTTTTTATGTGTGTTTTCTCAAGTATTTTTCTTGCTTCTTGCCACAGTAAGTTAGAATTATCAAAGCTCCAAGTAGCTAGTTGTTCAACAATTTTGGTACTCATATCAAAATCACCAAACTCGGCAATTCCCTGTGCTGCCATGAAAAATGCTCGATATTTATAAAATCCTCCACATCCATCCTCAAAATTAACCAAAGCATCAATAAATTCCTCTTTCTGCTTTCCTTCTATCGTCCCTCGCCCCAACCACAACAAAATTACCTCTTTCCACTGCGGCTCGAAAATGCGATAACACTTGCCAGTAACAGGACGATTAATATGGTTGCGAGGTAAGAAAAAATCCCAATAGTTAACGTTTTCATCAATAGCCAAAGCTGCAAAATATTCCTCAAAACTGGAATGTAAAAACGAATAAATAGGCTCTTTGGTGCGGATATCCCTGTCAACTAAAACCAACCATCCCAATTTCTCTGCTAGATTAAACCACTCTTCCTCCATCTGCTCAATGGCAAAATCTTCCTCAATCCGAAAACTATTAGCGCTTTCCATTGCCGCTAAAGCTAATTTTGCTAAAACTTTTTTAATTTTGTTTTTCTCCGTTTTTGTTAATACCCGCTGATACTTCTTCTGGAATTCCTCTTGTTTCCATTCAAAAAAATAAGTAGTAAACTGCTCGTAAAGTGCCGCCTTCGTTTCGGGCAATTCCTGTTCGGGTACGCACCAAGATTGACACAACATCGACAACCGCAGGGGATTGCGTACCAGTTCTTTGATTCGCTCTTTTCCCGGTGATTTTAACTGTGTTGTTAAGCGTTTTCCCTGTTCTCGCCAAAAAGTTTCATGCCCACAATTGCGCCGTTTCTCATCCTGACTCGCCTCCTCAAACCACTGGCGAATAAACTCATCCACATCATCCGGTTCAAATTCCAATGTTTTATAAGTATCAAAATCCGTCAGGGTATTGCTAATCGCCGCATCCCAAACATTCAAACGACAAGTTAGCACCACCCGCGCCTTACCAACCCAGTCTGTCAGTTGTTCCCGAATTCTCGCCAACGCCTCGATAGGGGAAGTCGCCGCCATTTCATCCACCCCATCCAACAGCAACCAAACTTTACCTGTTGCGAAAAGTTGCTTGAATTCTTTTCTGATTTCTGGCGTGACATTTTCGGCTTCAAAATCGATAAATTGCAATGCTTTGGAGAGCCAATTATTGAGTAAATAATCGGCAATTGTGCTAGAACGTAAATCTGCCAATCGAATACAAATGGGAAAATCGGGGGAATTTTTCGCCAAACGTTCCGCCAATTCTCCTAACAGTGTAGTTTTCCCCGCACCCGGTTCGCCAATAATGGCAATATGCTTGCCTTTTTCAGTGTTATTTTCGGCAATAACTTTCTGGAAAAAAGCATCATCTTTATAAGTTTGGACGATTTGCAGTTCTGGTTCTTTCTGCGGTGGCGAGTCTTCCCCAGTGGGGTTTTTTCTGGGGTTTGGTGTTTTGGGACGTTCCATTAATCCCAAGGGAACGTAAATATTTAATTCATATTGTTGTGCGGTTGCTTGGCGGCGGAGGTGTTGGGTTGCTAAAACTTGGTTGCAGATTTCGCGCCAGTTTATTTCTGTTGGTGTGGTTGTTGGTGTGGGTGGGTTTAACTCGTTTGCATCTACTATTTCGTTTATGTCTAAGTTTAAGGCTTCAACAATCCAAAAAATAAACTTTTTATCTATTGGCGTTCCTTTAAGAAATCGCTTAACTGTATCAATACTAGCACCCGATCTTTTTGCTAAGTCTTCATAAGTCCAACCCTTTTTTTCTGGTTCTCCAGGCTTTTCCAGTTTAGCCATTTTTTGGCGAACTTCTACCAGTCCTTCTGGAGTTGCAGCAATGCTACGGGATTTGGGAGTTTTACTCATCGGTGATAGATGGGTAGGTTACGACTAGAATGCCAGTCTAATAATCGCTATTGACAAAAACATCATAGTGTGTATGTTTATTTAGACCTCGGCAGGGCGAAGCATTCGGATATATAAATTGTCGATTACTCAGAAAGATTGTCGCCCGAATGCTTCGCCCCTACATCATAATCGGTAGCTTAAGAAAAATGGTAGTGCAGAATGGTGCAGATCGATCTGCACTGTTCCAGCGCTGTTCTGCTCTAGAGGATACCCCAAACATCGAGTTATTTGTAGGTTATGAGTTTGGAAATACAAAAATGAGTACCCAATTATTGAAAGCTATCCTTTCTCAAAACCCAGAAATCCAGCTTTTGATTTTGTTGGCTTTTGTCAGTTATTCGCAGCATCAAAGTATTGAAGTTCAGCCAAAAACAAAATTTACAAAACAAAAGATGATTTTGGTTAGTTCGCAAGTGGGGGAATTTGGGATTGTTAATATTATAGGATGGTTCGATCCAATTTCAGGTTTATGTGTTGGTTTTTGTTTCTTTCTTTGGCATTTGGTACAAGTTTTGATTGCAGAAAGAAAGGATGATTAAAGCCCGCCAGGGATTCAAACCCCAGCGTCATAGCGAAAGTCGGTTAAAACCGACTGAAATATTAAATTCTTCAGTCCACTTTAGTGGACTTTCGCTATTAGCTGGGGACTTGAGTCCCCAGCGGGCGTCTTATTCCCCCGCCATCCACCAACCAGAATCGATGATACTTTCTCCTCGAAAAGTAAAATAGAGAAAATCGTGTCCGCCTCGCCAAAAATAAATCAAATACTGGTAATCTCCTGTGGGCTTATTTCTGCGATCGTGTTCGATCGCCGCAAACAAAAAATCACCCTTGATGGCAATTCGATCGGGATTTCCCATCCACTGAATAATCTCAGATTTGCTATATCTCCCCGTTCCCAAACAATCACCAAGCTGATTCATTACCTGCTGTTTGCGCCCATTCCATCTATCTGCATCATCACTCCAATCGCCGCCACCAAAGTGTCCTGGGATGGTTCGCAAGTTTTTATATTCTACTGATAATTCTTCAAGATTGCAAGCATTTGGATCTGAATAATTGGCGGCGGCTATCCAAGTGTTACCCACCAGGAATAATGCTAAAAGCAGGATTAATCGATTTTGATATTTTCTCATATTTAAATAACGCACTTTTTAGCTAGTAGGTATGTTGTTGCGCTTTAGCGCTGAAGCGCAACAACGTACCTATTGTTTTAGCCACCAAACCTAGCTAACAACTCCTCGCGAGAGAGTTGCAGTAACAAAACAGTAAACTCCTCTGGAGGCAATTCCAACAAACGCTCAATAATTCCCGATAATTGCTCATCCAAAACACCAAATCGCACGCGCAACAAATTTTCAATGGTAGCGCGGCGTTCCCTCATTACTCCTCGCTGCAAACCGCGTTCTTCTCCTTCCTGTATAGCTTCGTCCCGCCATTGTAAAAGTAGTGGTGATAATTCCATAGCTAACTCCCGATCTTCTCGATCTATATTTTGACTCGCTTCGATGGTCGCTTGCAAATTCGCCAATAACAAGAGAGCGTTTGAACGTAATGGATGATTGGGTGGAAGTGTACCTATTTCGTTAATCGCTTGTTTTTGCACATTTCCTTTACCCAAAAGTCTCAGCCATAGCGTTTCTGGGGTGCGCGGTAACTGGTGAATTACCACAATTGCTGTTTTCAGAATTTCTCCCAGAAAATACACTCCTGTTGGCCAGTTGTTTTCATCCGCTTCGGCTTTACATCCGTTTAAAATGGTTGCCGAAACGGTAGGCGAAAGAATCCACAATGTAGGTAAATCAGCTTCATCAAGACGAGTGTTGTTTCGCTGACTCTCACGCTGCGAATAGGCGTGGATATCAAATAGTTTACCCATACAGCCGCGAATTTGGCTGGGGGATACGGCGTTGCGGAAGGGTTCAAAGATGGATGGGATACTGGCAAATCGTCCCAGCAATCCCAGCACTTCTGCATCTCCCCTCTGTCCGGGTGGGTAAGGGGTGAACCACACATCTATTTGTCGCACTTCTCCAGGGACTTCTTTGCTGGCTTCTACCTCACCGAGAGGTTTTAACAACTCTTTTAGATAGTCCTTGGCAAATCGATCGTAAGGAAATTTTGTCATTTAATTTCAGCAATCAAACTTTCGGGCTAATCTGCTAATAGCTAAGTTTTTACTTGGTGTTTATTTAGTTTAATGTTAGCATAAATACAACCATAATCGGCATTTTAATAAGTTATTTTAATTTGCTGAAATGGCGTATATTATCTGACGAAAAAGTTCTGGTATGATGAAATTTATCGGCATTGACCTCGGTTGGACGACAGGTGCAAGCGGTTTATGTTGCCTAAGTTGGGCAGATAATCAATTGCATCTTCTTAACTTAGATCGACGAGAATCTAATGAAGATATTCTCGCTTGGATCGATACCTATGCACCATCATCAGAATCGGCAATAATCGCGGTGGATGCGCCTACCCTGATTCCCAATGCAACTGGAATGCGACTACCGGATAAGTTGACTCACAAACATTTTCATCGCTATCACGCGGCTTGTTATCCTGCTAATCTCGGTCGCCCTTTTGCCCAACGCACGGTAGAATTTGGGTTGAGTTTGGAAGCACGGGGTTTCGTTCACGCACCAATCATAGAAGCGCAAAAATTAGGCAGATTTCAAATCGAAGTATTTCCCCATCCCGCGATTGTAAATCTATTCGGTTTAGAACGCATCCTTAAATATAAAAAAGGTAAACTTTCAGAACGTCGCGCTGAATTAATCAAGCTGCGACAATATATTTTAGATTACTTACCGAATTTAGAACCATCTCTCAAATTACCCGATTTACCGGAAGTTCCTTTAACTGGTTTAGCACTGAAAAGTGTAGAAGATAAATTGGATAGTTTAATTTGCGCTTATGTAGGCGCTTATTGGTGGTATTGGGGATTAGAGAAAAATTTGGTTTTGGGCGATCGCACTACTGGATACATAGTAATTCCCGCCTCTTCCTCTTCTTCTTCTCCCTCCCCGTAGACGGAAAAAGGCTTAGGGATTGGGGTTTACCAACTTATCCAAATTGAGATAAAACACAATATTATTATCCGAACTTTGAATAACCTTTTCAATCGCTGGCGGCAAATTTCCCCGATCGTAAAGTTCGGGAACTTCACCAAAATTGTCCTCTGCTACTTGCAAAACAGTTGGAATTTCAGGCACAGGGATTGCAAAACGCTCTCCTTCCTTCAGGGTACAAACAATCAAGTATTGTCGTTCTCGATCGTCGCGACTGCTAAGAAAAAGCTGAGACGGATAGATGAGAGTAATGATTTCGTCTTTGTATTTTACTAAACTGCGATCGCGCAGTGTGCTGTTAGGCATATCGCTCTCAATCACCCCATGCGGCGTAAACTCATTGAGAACGTGCAGCACGCGGTCTATAGGAATAGCATATCGTTCGTTTCCCAGTTGAAAACAAAGCAGTTTATGGGTGGGTATTCGAGTTGGG from Aerosakkonema funiforme FACHB-1375 carries:
- a CDS encoding NACHT C-terminal alpha/beta 1 domain-containing protein, with the protein product MSKTPKSRSIAATPEGLVEVRQKMAKLEKPGEPEKKGWTYEDLAKRSGASIDTVKRFLKGTPIDKKFIFWIVEALNLDINEIVDANELNPPTPTTTPTEINWREICNQVLATQHLRRQATAQQYELNIYVPLGLMERPKTPNPRKNPTGEDSPPQKEPELQIVQTYKDDAFFQKVIAENNTEKGKHIAIIGEPGAGKTTLLGELAERLAKNSPDFPICIRLADLRSSTIADYLLNNWLSKALQFIDFEAENVTPEIRKEFKQLFATGKVWLLLDGVDEMAATSPIEALARIREQLTDWVGKARVVLTCRLNVWDAAISNTLTDFDTYKTLEFEPDDVDEFIRQWFEEASQDEKRRNCGHETFWREQGKRLTTQLKSPGKERIKELVRNPLRLSMLCQSWCVPEQELPETKAALYEQFTTYFFEWKQEEFQKKYQRVLTKTEKNKIKKVLAKLALAAMESANSFRIEEDFAIEQMEEEWFNLAEKLGWLVLVDRDIRTKEPIYSFLHSSFEEYFAALAIDENVNYWDFFLPRNHINRPVTGKCYRIFEPQWKEVILLWLGRGTIEGKQKEEFIDALVNFEDGCGGFYKYRAFFMAAQGIAEFGDFDMSTKIVEQLATWSFDNSNLLWQEARKILEKTHIKKAIFVLQKLLYSCKKESTSVEIAYILGQIDQNNKVAIRHLKELLKITNNKLLWQVAYSLEKIDNGNSDAIAALFKLLENSENSDIYRQAGHTLEEISKYNTTVVSKLKELLSNKSVNIRNRAANVMYSLDKSDPDLITFYIERLDDSKSNSSRCVIARNLGEINTVSQDVVNVLNKLLDIRESESTRIRAAESLSKFKSSKQEHPIATLKEISYNSQDYLNRCSAARVLGNFDDAKQDAIEILKSLLHHKHPKVRRWAADDLGELDKGNPDAIAISKQLLLTCQEPKEMQQIAYVLERIGQENPVVIDALLQLMHERKNEHEVVLLAASSLLKLAPSNQDAIDPLTMLLKTCEDQFMQWRIADILLKLDNNNKNAIDNLIELLHICEDEFIFTNAIISLGQINQDNQNIVNILIKIVPTNNNENICLVASSFLHSIKSFSLVKKIVFMLKDTFIKEFNKNQHERYKQCFEVLWSYAQNLPYPDFYQAWHQDTLTNTATANLNIANLPQVLAEAINNQPELCSQVKLICIDTHQFIDPENPAPEIYDLMLNQNCPEWQNGYPETMQKLKLYWNNLRRNSENPLFFICYDSTALTATPTGFSDTFLKALSKFDGAICVVWETGEFGLQTFSPSQPNLIADMVGWMREKMMENL
- a CDS encoding RpnC/YadD family protein — its product is MTKFPYDRFAKDYLKELLKPLGEVEASKEVPGEVRQIDVWFTPYPPGQRGDAEVLGLLGRFASIPSIFEPFRNAVSPSQIRGCMGKLFDIHAYSQRESQRNNTRLDEADLPTLWILSPTVSATILNGCKAEADENNWPTGVYFLGEILKTAIVVIHQLPRTPETLWLRLLGKGNVQKQAINEIGTLPPNHPLRSNALLLLANLQATIEASQNIDREDRELAMELSPLLLQWRDEAIQEGEERGLQRGVMRERRATIENLLRVRFGVLDEQLSGIIERLLELPPEEFTVLLLQLSREELLARFGG
- a CDS encoding DUF429 domain-containing protein; the protein is MKFIGIDLGWTTGASGLCCLSWADNQLHLLNLDRRESNEDILAWIDTYAPSSESAIIAVDAPTLIPNATGMRLPDKLTHKHFHRYHAACYPANLGRPFAQRTVEFGLSLEARGFVHAPIIEAQKLGRFQIEVFPHPAIVNLFGLERILKYKKGKLSERRAELIKLRQYILDYLPNLEPSLKLPDLPEVPLTGLALKSVEDKLDSLICAYVGAYWWYWGLEKNLVLGDRTTGYIVIPASSSSSSPSP
- a CDS encoding chemotaxis protein CheW, coding for MNRRFRSKRNLPTRIPTHKLLCFQLGNERYAIPIDRVLHVLNEFTPHGVIESDMPNSTLRDRSLVKYKDEIITLIYPSQLFLSSRDDRERQYLIVCTLKEGERFAIPVPEIPTVLQVAEDNFGEVPELYDRGNLPPAIEKVIQSSDNNIVFYLNLDKLVNPNP